The Euphorbia lathyris chromosome 2, ddEupLath1.1, whole genome shotgun sequence genome includes a window with the following:
- the LOC136220124 gene encoding probable inactive DNA (cytosine-5)-methyltransferase DRM3 isoform X1, which produces MGKTKTYQNGEGSSNIDINDIIPKPETLQFDLPSDVVYSRQFGDNVASSSRSNVKVFLTGMGFSPSLVDKVIEENGEDNVDLLLEILMECSDDQKSNSETPDSVDNLFDEKDARNHVDQSIFIVPKEEPDMFDAYDEKRESLLKMNFTVEEVDFAMEKLGMHAPVDEIVDFITASQLAAKYDEEPYDEPEVDSKKTKTEEDISNDVLFGAMAKTLDLFELGFSESEISLAIDRFGTDVPVIELANAICAEQAGEEYFVKRQQPSKHFGVGPSGFSGSVNAGTETKLEFPLSGIELKPEDLSQEVLPPTRNPIMEELYRGKRPKEEDGEDYDPSATLLEHIGLKKKDKGKRPRQAELSSSFDPTCVEEKVDPEATLYKGKRPRQEYTAELRSSFDPTFVEEKVDPEATLFGIPKAPKSKSSKGVDRLVAKPPYFFYGNVATVSFSTWTKISQFLYGIEAEFVDTRFFSALSRKEGYVHNLPTENRSYIHPKPPMSIEEAVPHTKKWWPSWDTRTKLSDISCVTNGIPQLCDKLKEIITDARGVLSSDQKREILYYCEKYSLIWVGPRKLGPLDPEYLEIILGYPLNHAQTSGTTLSERLHMLKHSFQIDALAYQLSVLKSMYPEGITMLSLFTGIGGAELALHRLGIHMKGVVSVEHCETKRKMLKTWWSTSGQTGKLEQVEDIQKLTSSKISRFIEMLGGFDFIICESSCTAASQNAKMGADENKDQSAFDFTLFCEFVRVLQRVRGLMERKR; this is translated from the exons ATG GGGAAGACGAAAACATATCAGAACGGCGAGGGTTCGTCGAATATAGACATCAATGACATCATACCGAAGCCTGAGACGTTGCAGTTTGATTTGCCATCAGATGTCGTATACTCGAGGCAATTCGGG gACAATGTTGCAAGTTCATCTAGAAGCAACGTAAAAGTGTTCCTTACCGGAATGGGATTTTCACCGTCTCTTGTCGACAAAGTAATTGAAGAAAATG GTGAAGACAATGTTGACTTGTTATTGGAGATTCTCATGGAATGTTCG GATGATCAAAAGTCGAACTCTGAGACACCAGATTCCGTGGATAATCTGTTTGATGAGAAGGATGCGAGGAATCACGTCGATCAATCCATATTTATCGTGCCAAAAGAG GAGCCGGATATGTTTGATGCTTATGATGAGAAAAGGGAATCCTTACTTAAGATGAATTTCACTGTAGAAGAAGTTGATTTTGCAATGGAAAAGCTCG GTATGCACGCCCCGGTAGATGAAATAGTTGACTTCATTACTGCTTCCCAATTAGCTGCTAAATATGATGAAGAACCATATGATGAGCCTGAGGTCGATTCgaaaaaaactaaaactgaGGAG GATATTAGTAACGACGTGTTGTTTGGGGCAATGGCGAAAACACTCGATTTATTTGAACTGGGTTTCTCCGAGAGTGAAATTTCACTAGCAATTGACAGGTTTG GTACAGACGTTCCAGTTATAGAGCTAGCTAACGCAATTTGTGCAGAACAAGCAGGCGAGGAGTACTTCGTTAAAAGACAG CAGCCCTCAAAACATTTCGGAGTAGGGCCTTCCGGGTTTTCTGGATCCGTTAATGCAGGCACAGAAACTAAACTAGAATTTCCGTTGAGTGGTATTGAACTAAAACCTGAAGATTTAAGCCAAGAAGTTTTGCCTCCCACGAGGAATCCGATCATGGAGGAACTTTATAGAGGAAAGCGGCCAAAAGAAGAGGACGGGGAGGACTATGACCCTTCTGCTACTCTGTTAGAGCATATCGGCCTCAAGAAAAAAGATAAAGGCAAAAGGCCGAGACAAGCTGAGTTGAGCTCCAGTTTCGATCCTACGTGTGTCGAAGAAAAAGTTGACCCGGAAGCTACTCTGTATAAAGGCAAAAGGCCGAGACAAGAGTATACTGCTGAGTTGAGGTCCAGTTTCGATCCTACGTTTGTCGAAGAAAAAGTTGACCCGGAAGCTACTCTGTTCGGAATTCCCAAAGCACCAAAATCTAAATCTTCCAAGGGTGTTGATCGCTTGGTAGCGAAACCTCCGTACTTTTTCTACGGGAACGTTGCTACTGTATCTTTCAGCACTTGGACTAAAATATCTCAGTTCTTATACGGCATTGAAGCTGAATTTGTAGATACTCGATTCTTCTCCGCATTGAGTAGGAAAGAAGGTTACGTGCACAATCTTCCTACTGAAAATCGGTCTTATATCCATCCAAAGCCGCCTATGTCCATAGAGGAAGCAGTTCCACATACAAAGAAATGGTGGCCGTCATGGGATACCCGGACGAAGTTGAGTGACATCAGTTGTGTAACAAACGGAATACCTCAGCTCTGTGATAAGCTTAAAGAGATAATAACCGATGCTCGAGGTGTGCTTTCGTCTGATCAAAAGAGAGAGATTCTCTATTACTGTGAAAAATATAGTCTTATATGGGTCGGTCCACGGAAATTGGGTCCTTTAGATCCGGAATACTTGGAAATTATTCTCGGGTACCCACTAAATCATGCTCAAACCAGTGGCACTACTTTGTCCGAACGACTTCACATGCTGAAACACTCGTTCCAGATAGACGCATTGGCGTATCAGCTCTCTGTATTGAAGTCCATGTATCCAGAAGGAATAACAATGTTGTCGCTTTTCACCGGAATAGGTGGTGCGGAGCTTGCTTTACATCGGCTTGGGATTCATATGAAGGGTGTTGTTTCGGTCGAACATTGCGAAACGAAACGGAAGATGCTGAAAACATGGTGGAGCACGAGTGGACAAACCGGGAAATTGGAGCAAGTAGAAGATATACAGAAGCTAACAAGTAGCAAAATCAGTAGGTTCATCGAAATGTTAGGCGGCTTTGATTTCATCATCTGCGAGAGCTCGTGTACTGCTGCTTCGCAGAACGCTAAAATGGGTGCAGATGAGAATAAGGATCAATCCGCCTTTGATTTCACTTTGTTTTGCGAGTTTGTTCGCGTTTTGCAACGCGTGAGGGGTCTAATGGAACGAAAAAG
- the LOC136220125 gene encoding YTH domain-containing protein ECT1 isoform X1 — translation MDMYNFSGHGNTENYLNQGAENPFLTSPLLEQVDTMYNEGAPEFYMDQGLYYPTATDYGYYCTGFESPGEWEDHHRVFGADGPQIQYAGAQTESLPYVYFTPSYGYAQSPYNPYNPYLPGALVGVDAPYVGAQQYYTIPPYQDPMSSHAYVPVVVQPDYVSSNTTDPLLDSGYTHRSDGRNVKHGLPSSSVAFTRNHTKTNSSQTNSFSKISDGPRTNIGSSKQSFTHGSVPSGSFLSPASSHVLQGRGSSGSIQPADNMSSGKLLPHSNQMKVALPPNNGFPGFGSSAPGRTPVDKMRSKVHSGRTLNDLNGNLDSLGEQNRGPRTNKSKNQLTVKAYTTEMGGNAQGQIIIHTDQYNKDDFLVDYVDAIFFVIKSYSEDDVHKSIKYNVWSSTPHGNKKLQSAYEDAQKVTAGRPRSCPIFLFFSVNASGQFCGVAEMIGPVDFHKDMDFWQQDKWSGSFPVKWHVIKDVPNSCFRHIILQNNENKPVTNSRDTQEIMCKQGVEMLKIFKNYTSRTSLLDDFVYYEDRQRIMQEEKAKLVYKSLGSPFLPALIRDEKLHRLVEVPANKDGKNTELNGLSTIKKTEPTVLKQVTSVSDVADENRKVDGNRKVNAEDDIAPALKIGSLSINPKQDEPEPPRDMAPNTDPIDVVTVGSMPVKVNGYAESSPYLRVGSIQIDPRALQRDKGGAASAKNRSQN, via the exons ATGGATATGTATAATTTTTCTGGACATGGAAATACAGAAAACTATTTG AATCAAGGTGCTGAGAACCCTTTCTTGACAAGTCCACTGCTTGAACAAGTTGACACAATGTACAATGAAGGAGCCCCCGAGTTTTATATGGATCAGGGCTTGTATTATCCTACTGCCACCGATTATGGATATTATTGTACAG GATTTGAATCACCCGGTGAATGGGAGGACCACCATAGAGTTTTTGGTGCAGATGGTCCACAAATTCAGTATGCG GGTGCACAAACTGAAAGTTTACCTTATGTATATTTTACACCTAGCTATGGATATGCGCAGTCTCCTTACAACCCATACAATCCTTACTTACCTGGTGCCTTGGTTGGAGTTGATGCTCCTTATGTAGGAGCACAACAGTATTACACTATACCTCCTTATCAGGATCCCATGTCTTCCCATGCTTATGTACCTGTTGTTGTTCAACCAGATTATGTTTCAAGCAATACTACAGACCCCTTGTTAGATTCGGGTTACACCCATAGATCAGATGGGCGAAATGTAAAACATGGCCTGCCTTCTTCATCTGTGGCCTTCACCAGGAACCACACAAAAACTAATTCCAGTCAGACTAATTCCTTCTCCAAGATATCAGATGGACCGAGAACTAATATTGGATCTAGTAAGCAATCCTTTACTCATGGAAGTGTTCCTTCTGGCAGTTTTCTGTCTCCAGCTTCATCACACGTGCTTCAG GGTAGAGGTTCTTCTGGATCTATTCAACCTGCAGATAACATGTCTAGTGGGAAACTGTTACCTCATTCTAACCAGATGAAAGTTGCGCTTCCTCCAAACAATGGCTTTCCTGGCTTTGGATCAAGTGCTCCTGGAAGGACTCCGGTGGATAAGATGCGATCTAAGGTTCACAGTGGTAGAACTCTCAACGATCTTAATGGGAACCTAGATTCTCTGGGTGAGCAGAATCGTGGACCaagaacaaacaaatcaaagaATCAACTGACCGTGAAAGCTTACACAACTGAAATGGGTGGCAATGCACAAGGACAAATCATTATACACACTGATCAGTATAACAAGGATGATTTCCTAGTAGATTATGTTGatgcaattttttttgttataaagtCTTATAGTGAGGATGATGTGCACAAGAGCATCAAGTATAATGTTTGGTCATCTACCCCTCATGGAAACAAGAAGCTTCAAAGTGCTTATGAGGATGCCCAAAAAGTAACTGCTGGAAGACCGAGAAGCTGCcctattttcttgtttttttct GTTAATGCTAGTGGCCAATTCTGTGGTGTTGCCGAGATGATTGGCCCTGTTGACTTCCATAAGGACATGGATTTTTGGCAGCAAGACAAATGGAGTGGCAGCTTTCCTGTCAAGTGGCATGTTATTAAAGATGTACCGAATTCTTGCTTTAGGCACATCATATTGCAGAACAATGAGAATAAGCCAGTGACTAATAGCAGAGACACTCAAGAG ATAATGTGTAAGCAAGGTGTGGAAATgctaaaaatattcaaaaattacaCGTCAAGGACCTCATTACTTGATGACTTTGTGTATTACGAGGATCGACAGAGAATTATGCAAGAAGAGAAAGCCAAACTTGTATATAAGAGCTTAGGATCACCATTTTTGCCTGCTTTAATTCGTGATGAAAAGTTACATCGTCTTGTCGAGGTGCCTGCCAATAAAGACGGGAAAAATACAGAGCTGAATGGTCTTAGCACCATTAAGAAAACCGAGCCCACTGTCTTGAAGCAGGTTACTTCAGTTTCTGATGTTGCGGATGAGAACCGAAAAGTGGATGGAAACCGAAAAGTGAATGCCGAAGATGATATTGCCCCTGCTTTAAAGATTGGTTCACTCAGTATAAATCCCAAGCAGGATGAACCCGAACCTCCTCGTGACATGGCTCCTAATACCGATCCTATTGATGTTGTCACAGTGGGATCAATGCCAGTCAAAGTTAACGGATATGCTGAATCTTCTCCCTATCTAAGAGTTGGTAGTATACAGATTGATCCTAGAGCACTGCAGCGTGATAAAGGCGGTGCTGCGTCTGCTAAGAACCGGTCTCAAAATTAA
- the LOC136220124 gene encoding probable inactive DNA (cytosine-5)-methyltransferase DRM3 isoform X2 codes for MGKTKTYQNGEGSSNIDINDIIPKPETLQFDLPSDVVYSRQFGDNVASSSRSNVKVFLTGMGFSPSLVDKVIEENGEDNVDLLLEILMECSDDQKSNSETPDSVDNLFDEKDARNHVDQSIFIVPKEEPDMFDAYDEKRESLLKMNFTVEEVDFAMEKLGMHAPVDEIVDFITASQLAAKYDEEPYDEPEVDSKKTKTEEDISNDVLFGAMAKTLDLFELGFSESEISLAIDRFGTDVPVIELANAICAEQAGEEYFVKRQPSKHFGVGPSGFSGSVNAGTETKLEFPLSGIELKPEDLSQEVLPPTRNPIMEELYRGKRPKEEDGEDYDPSATLLEHIGLKKKDKGKRPRQAELSSSFDPTCVEEKVDPEATLYKGKRPRQEYTAELRSSFDPTFVEEKVDPEATLFGIPKAPKSKSSKGVDRLVAKPPYFFYGNVATVSFSTWTKISQFLYGIEAEFVDTRFFSALSRKEGYVHNLPTENRSYIHPKPPMSIEEAVPHTKKWWPSWDTRTKLSDISCVTNGIPQLCDKLKEIITDARGVLSSDQKREILYYCEKYSLIWVGPRKLGPLDPEYLEIILGYPLNHAQTSGTTLSERLHMLKHSFQIDALAYQLSVLKSMYPEGITMLSLFTGIGGAELALHRLGIHMKGVVSVEHCETKRKMLKTWWSTSGQTGKLEQVEDIQKLTSSKISRFIEMLGGFDFIICESSCTAASQNAKMGADENKDQSAFDFTLFCEFVRVLQRVRGLMERKR; via the exons ATG GGGAAGACGAAAACATATCAGAACGGCGAGGGTTCGTCGAATATAGACATCAATGACATCATACCGAAGCCTGAGACGTTGCAGTTTGATTTGCCATCAGATGTCGTATACTCGAGGCAATTCGGG gACAATGTTGCAAGTTCATCTAGAAGCAACGTAAAAGTGTTCCTTACCGGAATGGGATTTTCACCGTCTCTTGTCGACAAAGTAATTGAAGAAAATG GTGAAGACAATGTTGACTTGTTATTGGAGATTCTCATGGAATGTTCG GATGATCAAAAGTCGAACTCTGAGACACCAGATTCCGTGGATAATCTGTTTGATGAGAAGGATGCGAGGAATCACGTCGATCAATCCATATTTATCGTGCCAAAAGAG GAGCCGGATATGTTTGATGCTTATGATGAGAAAAGGGAATCCTTACTTAAGATGAATTTCACTGTAGAAGAAGTTGATTTTGCAATGGAAAAGCTCG GTATGCACGCCCCGGTAGATGAAATAGTTGACTTCATTACTGCTTCCCAATTAGCTGCTAAATATGATGAAGAACCATATGATGAGCCTGAGGTCGATTCgaaaaaaactaaaactgaGGAG GATATTAGTAACGACGTGTTGTTTGGGGCAATGGCGAAAACACTCGATTTATTTGAACTGGGTTTCTCCGAGAGTGAAATTTCACTAGCAATTGACAGGTTTG GTACAGACGTTCCAGTTATAGAGCTAGCTAACGCAATTTGTGCAGAACAAGCAGGCGAGGAGTACTTCGTTAAAAGACAG CCCTCAAAACATTTCGGAGTAGGGCCTTCCGGGTTTTCTGGATCCGTTAATGCAGGCACAGAAACTAAACTAGAATTTCCGTTGAGTGGTATTGAACTAAAACCTGAAGATTTAAGCCAAGAAGTTTTGCCTCCCACGAGGAATCCGATCATGGAGGAACTTTATAGAGGAAAGCGGCCAAAAGAAGAGGACGGGGAGGACTATGACCCTTCTGCTACTCTGTTAGAGCATATCGGCCTCAAGAAAAAAGATAAAGGCAAAAGGCCGAGACAAGCTGAGTTGAGCTCCAGTTTCGATCCTACGTGTGTCGAAGAAAAAGTTGACCCGGAAGCTACTCTGTATAAAGGCAAAAGGCCGAGACAAGAGTATACTGCTGAGTTGAGGTCCAGTTTCGATCCTACGTTTGTCGAAGAAAAAGTTGACCCGGAAGCTACTCTGTTCGGAATTCCCAAAGCACCAAAATCTAAATCTTCCAAGGGTGTTGATCGCTTGGTAGCGAAACCTCCGTACTTTTTCTACGGGAACGTTGCTACTGTATCTTTCAGCACTTGGACTAAAATATCTCAGTTCTTATACGGCATTGAAGCTGAATTTGTAGATACTCGATTCTTCTCCGCATTGAGTAGGAAAGAAGGTTACGTGCACAATCTTCCTACTGAAAATCGGTCTTATATCCATCCAAAGCCGCCTATGTCCATAGAGGAAGCAGTTCCACATACAAAGAAATGGTGGCCGTCATGGGATACCCGGACGAAGTTGAGTGACATCAGTTGTGTAACAAACGGAATACCTCAGCTCTGTGATAAGCTTAAAGAGATAATAACCGATGCTCGAGGTGTGCTTTCGTCTGATCAAAAGAGAGAGATTCTCTATTACTGTGAAAAATATAGTCTTATATGGGTCGGTCCACGGAAATTGGGTCCTTTAGATCCGGAATACTTGGAAATTATTCTCGGGTACCCACTAAATCATGCTCAAACCAGTGGCACTACTTTGTCCGAACGACTTCACATGCTGAAACACTCGTTCCAGATAGACGCATTGGCGTATCAGCTCTCTGTATTGAAGTCCATGTATCCAGAAGGAATAACAATGTTGTCGCTTTTCACCGGAATAGGTGGTGCGGAGCTTGCTTTACATCGGCTTGGGATTCATATGAAGGGTGTTGTTTCGGTCGAACATTGCGAAACGAAACGGAAGATGCTGAAAACATGGTGGAGCACGAGTGGACAAACCGGGAAATTGGAGCAAGTAGAAGATATACAGAAGCTAACAAGTAGCAAAATCAGTAGGTTCATCGAAATGTTAGGCGGCTTTGATTTCATCATCTGCGAGAGCTCGTGTACTGCTGCTTCGCAGAACGCTAAAATGGGTGCAGATGAGAATAAGGATCAATCCGCCTTTGATTTCACTTTGTTTTGCGAGTTTGTTCGCGTTTTGCAACGCGTGAGGGGTCTAATGGAACGAAAAAG
- the LOC136220125 gene encoding YTH domain-containing protein ECT1 isoform X2, translating to MYNEGAPEFYMDQGLYYPTATDYGYYCTGFESPGEWEDHHRVFGADGPQIQYAGAQTESLPYVYFTPSYGYAQSPYNPYNPYLPGALVGVDAPYVGAQQYYTIPPYQDPMSSHAYVPVVVQPDYVSSNTTDPLLDSGYTHRSDGRNVKHGLPSSSVAFTRNHTKTNSSQTNSFSKISDGPRTNIGSSKQSFTHGSVPSGSFLSPASSHVLQGRGSSGSIQPADNMSSGKLLPHSNQMKVALPPNNGFPGFGSSAPGRTPVDKMRSKVHSGRTLNDLNGNLDSLGEQNRGPRTNKSKNQLTVKAYTTEMGGNAQGQIIIHTDQYNKDDFLVDYVDAIFFVIKSYSEDDVHKSIKYNVWSSTPHGNKKLQSAYEDAQKVTAGRPRSCPIFLFFSVNASGQFCGVAEMIGPVDFHKDMDFWQQDKWSGSFPVKWHVIKDVPNSCFRHIILQNNENKPVTNSRDTQEIMCKQGVEMLKIFKNYTSRTSLLDDFVYYEDRQRIMQEEKAKLVYKSLGSPFLPALIRDEKLHRLVEVPANKDGKNTELNGLSTIKKTEPTVLKQVTSVSDVADENRKVDGNRKVNAEDDIAPALKIGSLSINPKQDEPEPPRDMAPNTDPIDVVTVGSMPVKVNGYAESSPYLRVGSIQIDPRALQRDKGGAASAKNRSQN from the exons ATGTACAATGAAGGAGCCCCCGAGTTTTATATGGATCAGGGCTTGTATTATCCTACTGCCACCGATTATGGATATTATTGTACAG GATTTGAATCACCCGGTGAATGGGAGGACCACCATAGAGTTTTTGGTGCAGATGGTCCACAAATTCAGTATGCG GGTGCACAAACTGAAAGTTTACCTTATGTATATTTTACACCTAGCTATGGATATGCGCAGTCTCCTTACAACCCATACAATCCTTACTTACCTGGTGCCTTGGTTGGAGTTGATGCTCCTTATGTAGGAGCACAACAGTATTACACTATACCTCCTTATCAGGATCCCATGTCTTCCCATGCTTATGTACCTGTTGTTGTTCAACCAGATTATGTTTCAAGCAATACTACAGACCCCTTGTTAGATTCGGGTTACACCCATAGATCAGATGGGCGAAATGTAAAACATGGCCTGCCTTCTTCATCTGTGGCCTTCACCAGGAACCACACAAAAACTAATTCCAGTCAGACTAATTCCTTCTCCAAGATATCAGATGGACCGAGAACTAATATTGGATCTAGTAAGCAATCCTTTACTCATGGAAGTGTTCCTTCTGGCAGTTTTCTGTCTCCAGCTTCATCACACGTGCTTCAG GGTAGAGGTTCTTCTGGATCTATTCAACCTGCAGATAACATGTCTAGTGGGAAACTGTTACCTCATTCTAACCAGATGAAAGTTGCGCTTCCTCCAAACAATGGCTTTCCTGGCTTTGGATCAAGTGCTCCTGGAAGGACTCCGGTGGATAAGATGCGATCTAAGGTTCACAGTGGTAGAACTCTCAACGATCTTAATGGGAACCTAGATTCTCTGGGTGAGCAGAATCGTGGACCaagaacaaacaaatcaaagaATCAACTGACCGTGAAAGCTTACACAACTGAAATGGGTGGCAATGCACAAGGACAAATCATTATACACACTGATCAGTATAACAAGGATGATTTCCTAGTAGATTATGTTGatgcaattttttttgttataaagtCTTATAGTGAGGATGATGTGCACAAGAGCATCAAGTATAATGTTTGGTCATCTACCCCTCATGGAAACAAGAAGCTTCAAAGTGCTTATGAGGATGCCCAAAAAGTAACTGCTGGAAGACCGAGAAGCTGCcctattttcttgtttttttct GTTAATGCTAGTGGCCAATTCTGTGGTGTTGCCGAGATGATTGGCCCTGTTGACTTCCATAAGGACATGGATTTTTGGCAGCAAGACAAATGGAGTGGCAGCTTTCCTGTCAAGTGGCATGTTATTAAAGATGTACCGAATTCTTGCTTTAGGCACATCATATTGCAGAACAATGAGAATAAGCCAGTGACTAATAGCAGAGACACTCAAGAG ATAATGTGTAAGCAAGGTGTGGAAATgctaaaaatattcaaaaattacaCGTCAAGGACCTCATTACTTGATGACTTTGTGTATTACGAGGATCGACAGAGAATTATGCAAGAAGAGAAAGCCAAACTTGTATATAAGAGCTTAGGATCACCATTTTTGCCTGCTTTAATTCGTGATGAAAAGTTACATCGTCTTGTCGAGGTGCCTGCCAATAAAGACGGGAAAAATACAGAGCTGAATGGTCTTAGCACCATTAAGAAAACCGAGCCCACTGTCTTGAAGCAGGTTACTTCAGTTTCTGATGTTGCGGATGAGAACCGAAAAGTGGATGGAAACCGAAAAGTGAATGCCGAAGATGATATTGCCCCTGCTTTAAAGATTGGTTCACTCAGTATAAATCCCAAGCAGGATGAACCCGAACCTCCTCGTGACATGGCTCCTAATACCGATCCTATTGATGTTGTCACAGTGGGATCAATGCCAGTCAAAGTTAACGGATATGCTGAATCTTCTCCCTATCTAAGAGTTGGTAGTATACAGATTGATCCTAGAGCACTGCAGCGTGATAAAGGCGGTGCTGCGTCTGCTAAGAACCGGTCTCAAAATTAA